Part of the Equus asinus isolate D_3611 breed Donkey chromosome 28, EquAss-T2T_v2, whole genome shotgun sequence genome is shown below.
cctcatatACACAATTCATGAGTTAATCTAGAAGTTGGGAACTGTTGTGTGTGCCAACAATGTGCAGTCTCATCTTTATATAACAGACTCTTCACTGTCCTCGCAAATCATTCCATCAGCTGGGATACGGTGGCCATAACTGGTATATATTAGGGGATTGTACAGTCTGCTGAAAAGCTCCCTTACCTGGCTGGGACCTAGCCTACTGTGGGAATCACTGCTTAAAGGGGAACCCTGAGCCCCACATGCTGCTGTCCCTGGGCTTAACTGTGCTAGAGTGGCTGCTGGCACTCAGGAATATAGGTtgctttaacattaaaaaaaaactcaccaaAACCAGAAAACTAATGGAACTCATTTCataacagattaaaggagaaaaataatataattatgaggacatatatgcagaaaaagcatttgtgaGAATTCAACATCTATTGAatgatttaaaatcttttagCAAACTAGGACTtagaaatatagtttttaaattcataaaaggtatctacaaaaatcctacagcAAATATATGTCCTTAAAAATCAGGAATAAACACGGGTACTTGCTGTCActacttttatttaatattatacagAAGGTTCTGGTcagtaagacaagaaataaaaggaataatgattgaaaagcaaaaaccaaagtcattatttgcagatgactgtGACATTGTCAGTTCTAGCCAGCACAGTAAGtcaagatagagaaataaaagcaatggAGGAGTGGAAAGGAAATACTATTTGCAAAAGACTGTCTACATTAAGAAATTCCTAAAGAATTCCCAGGCAAATTAGAATAATGAGAGTTAGCAAGGTTGCTGGATACAAACATCAACTGCAACAGAGAGAAACAAGAAGTCGACTGCAAAAgcaaaaaccagaaaatgaaataaaaggaaattacttAAAACAGCATCTGTGGTAGCCAGCCTCTGAGATGGTGATTCCTGCCTCCTGGAATTCATGCCTCTGTGCAATCCGCTCCCACACCGAATAGGGCCGACTTGAGATCACAGATGgagtgtgacttctgaggctaagTCATAAAAGACACCGTGGCTTCTGCCTTGCTCTCCTGAATCGTCtgttctgggggaagccagctacCATGCTATAAAGACGAATACTCATAGCCTTATGGAGAGATCTAAGTTGTGAGgcactgaggcctcctgccacaGCCAACACTGACCTgtcagccatgtgagtgagccattcTGAAATCGGATCCTCCACCcaagtcaagccttcagatgagtgCGGCCCCCGCTGACACAATGGACTGCAACCTCATAAGTCCCTGAGTTAGAAATGTCTGGCTAAGttcctcccaaattcctgactcacAAAAGTTGtatgaaataacaaatgttgattgttgttttaagccactaagttgggggggggtcatttgttacacagcaatagctaactaatACAACATTCAAAGAGTAAATCTAataaaaaagatgtgaaagattTACAtgaagggggccagcctggtggggtagtggttaagttcgcatgttctgctttggtggcctggggttctccgggttggatcctgggtgcagacctatgcattcttgtctggccatgctgtggcaagagtcccacatataaagtagaggaagatgggcatggatgttagctcagggccagtcttcctcaaaaaaaaaaaatttacatgaagaaaatcataaaactttACTGAAATATATGTAAGCCTTAAGATATAcacatgtaattttttaaagattatacattcatattgatattttcaatCTAGCCCTATCTCTGGTCTCTTGACTGGGATGGGAAGAGGATTTGCCTATAAGAGGCAGAGCAAAATTAGCTTCTTAGCAATAAGAGTCCTTTATATGGTTCATCTCATCGCTTGTAAAAAAACACAAagacttaaataaaatatttccttctagtGCTGCACTAGCATATTAAATGTCTCTAACATCCAAGCCTGAGTTCATATTcctcatagttttttttttgaggaagataagccctgagctaacatctgctgtcagtcctcctctttttgctgaggaagactggccctgagctaacatccaggcctatcttcctctactttatatgtggggcgcctatcacagcatggcttgatgagcagtgccatgtctgcacccgagatctgaaccagaggaccccaggccactgaagcagaacgtgcgcacttaaccactgcgtcactgggccggcccctcatatTCCTCCCAGTTCTAAAGGAGGTCCCAGGATGCCAGCACTCAGGAATACACAGTGAGAAAAACCTGCTTTCTCCCCAGCAGCTGCTGCTCTTTTGAATGAAAGTAACTCTGGCTCTTTCACACATGATCTGAAGCTTCATCTGACGACTGAAGAGGAAACCAGTCCTAACAAGGTGTCTATCAAGCCCTGCACCACGCTCTTCTCATTCAATTCTCATAGTATTTCTGTGTGACAGATACTGTCAGTTACCCTTGCTTTATAGctggggaaacagaggctcagagaggtacagggatctgcccaagttcacacaactGGTGAGAAAGGGGCCAAGAAATTAAACACTGGTCTCTTGAACTACACAGCTCCTGCTCTTTCCACCATGTACTTCCCCCTGTATGGCATTTGCCTTCCAAATGAAGAGACATCCACAATGTGTCAGGACCTCAGATCTCTACTccaatgtcctcattttacagatatgaacACACTGAGACGCGGAGAGCAAGtggacttgtccaaagtcacccaGATAACTGGAGACAGAGCCAGGGTCAGAAGATGATGCACTCTCAATCACACAGAAAGCAGTGACATATTGGGACAAGCTGGAGAAAAGCACCGGAGGAATTTGGAGAAAAGATGGTAATTTTGAGCCAGAAGGCAGCAGTAGCTGaactgggcttttattttttggtgagcaagattgtccctgagctaacatctcttgtcaaccttcctctttttgcttgaggaaggttgtccctgagataacatctgtgccagtcttcctccactttgtatgtgggatgccaccacggcatggtttgatgaatggtatgcaggtctgtgcctaggatccaaacccatgaaccctaggccaccaaagcggagcatacgaccttaaccactatgccactgggccggccctgagcAGAGCCTTTCAAGTAAAAGAAGGTGTGGATTCATACTGAAGAAAAGCATTTAGACCTGAGTAAAGTAGCAAATGGAAGCCACAGTAAGGTGGGTGGGGCCAGTATGAACTGCTGTTGGTCTGTCACTAACAGGAAAAACAGGGTTCAGCAGGAAATGTGGTTCCTGTCCCCATGACTTGCTCTACTCACAAATCCTGGTCTGTGGCTAACAGTTGGTCCTTTACAGGTGTAAACAGAGGTTAGAGGTCAGGAAGGCCCTTGGGGAAAAACTGGTCCAAAAATCTCTACCCCCGACAATTTCGTAAATATTACTCAATTCAACATCCTAGGCCACCAGGAGACAGGCTGAGTCTGCCATTTAGGCTATTTGAACCCTGGTTAGTGGCTgtaatgaagaaaacattttttttaaagtctgaaaaGATGTAAGTTGTTCTTGTTTGTGTTGAGGCAGACAAATAAGcatgtcaaaaagaaaagaaacaagtccATCTGTGAACTTTAATTACAACACAACTTTTTATAAGGGTGtaataagaaatggaaaagcaactTAGAATGAAAAGGACTACCTTAAATTGTGGGAGTCCTACAACAGTCACTCAGTGGCAACTCAATCCAGACTGAGATGGAAATACCTTTGgtggagaggctgctcccccacagcccctcccctctcaccCTCAGGCAGCCCACCTGTGGCTCAGTGGGAGGGAAAAGCAGAGTGGGTGAGATCGGCTGAGCAAGAGAAGAACCAGCAAGACAGATGTGATGTGTGAACCTCCAAACACACAAGGATGAAACCCGAGTCCAGTGGCCCACAAGCTCTATACTTCAGTAAAAGCCAATCTGAAGACACAAACTCCTATTTCCATGGTGCCCTTTTCACCAGTCCAAACCACTGTGGAGCTTCATAAACAATTCTTAGGTTCCAACCTTGACCTACTAAACCAGAATCCCAAGAGGCAAGGCCCAAGcaagtgttctttttaaaatctcccaGGTGAAAGAGTAGTCTTTCCCAAAAaaggtgctggaacaactggatacccacatggaaaagaatgaagttggatccccaCCTCACaccttacagaaaaattaactcaaaatggatcaaagtcctaaacataagagctaaaactacaaaattattagaagaaagcacagagtaaatctttgtgactttggattaggcaatggtttcttagatatgacaccaaaagcacaagtcaccaaagaacaaaacagataaaatgggcttcatcaaaatttaaaacttttgtgctcgAAAGGACACCGTCgagaagtgaaaagacaacccatagaactgacgaaaatatttgcaaatttgtatctgataaaggactagtatccagagtatataaaaagaaatcttgaaactcaacacaacctactgaatgggagaaaatatttgcaaatcatatatctgataaggggttaatatccaaaatatataaagaactcatagaactcaacagcaaaaaaacaatccaattaaaaaatgggcaggggatctgaatagacatttttccaaagaagacatacagatggccaacaggtacatgaaaagatgctcaacatccctaatcatcagggaaatacaaatcaaaaccacaatgagatattgcctcacacctgttagaacggctattatcaaaaagacaagaaataagtgttggagaggatgtggagaaaagagaacctgtGCACTGTTGgggggaatataaattggtgccaccactatagaaaacagtatggagggtcccacaaaattaaaatagaactgccacatgatctagcaatttcacttctgggtatttatctgaagaaaacaaaaacactaagtcaaaaagatatattttgggccagcccagtggcacagcggttaagtgcacacattctgctttggtggcccgggattcactggttcggattccgggtgcggacatggctctacttggcaagccatgctgtggtaggcgtcccacatagaaagtagaggaagatgggcagggatgttagctcagggccagtcttcctcagcaaaaagaggaggattggcagcagttagctcagggctaatcttcctcaaaaaaagaaaagatatatgaTCCACGCGCCCCCGCCCccgcatgttcattgcagcattatttacaatagccaagatatggaaacaatgtaagtatctactgacagatgaatggataaagtaaaacgtgatatatatatatatatacacacacacatacatacacacaatggaatattatttagccataaaaaatgaggaaattctgccatttgctacaacatggatggactttgaaggcattatggtaagtgaaataaatcagacagaaaaagacaaattccatatgatcccacttatatgtggaatctaaaaaacaaacaaacaaaaaccccaaaaagcgaagctcatagatacagagaacagactggtggttgccagaggtggggggtgggggtgcaaaTGGgtaaagggagtcaaaaggtacaaacttccagttatcaaataaataaagcatggggatataatgtatagcatggtgactatagttaataatataaaatatctgaaaatttctAAGAGAATAagtcctaaaagttctcatcacaaggacaaaaaattctgtaactatgtacagtgatggatgttaactagacttattgtggtaatcatttcacaatatacacaaatatccaatcactatgttgtacacctgaaactaacataatgttgtatgtcaattatacctcaccaaaaagaagatatacaaagggctaataagtatatgaaaagatgctcagcaacTTTAGTttttaggaaatgaaaatcaaaaccccAGTGAGAcagcacttcacacccactagaatggctacaataaaaaagatagacaatagtAAGTGTTGTAAAGGATATAAGGTCATTTaaactttcatacattgctagtgggagttTAAAATAGGCAGACGCTAATCAAAACTGGCAGTTCCTCCAAAAGTTAAATGTAAGAttatcatatgactcagcaattctacttgggcacacccaagagaactgaaaacatatgatCACCCAAAAGCTTGTAtacagatgttcatagcagcataattcattattcagaaggccacatattatatgattccatttatatgaaatgtccaacaTAGATAAATCCATGGAGATAGAAAGTAAAttagggagggagagggaggagtggggagtgaCAGCTATGGGTACAGgattttctttttggggtgatgaagatatcctggaattagacagtggtgagaCGTGAGTGCGCAGCCAACATCTCCTTCTGCCCCAATATGCTGTACCTGGCCTGAAGGCTTTGGATTCCTTTCTTTGTTGTTCCCTGCGGAAAGCCATTGGCAGTGACATCTAATGGCTGCTCAGGAACTGCACTCCAGCTGATGGCTATGAAAAGATAAGATTCTGGGGTTAAAACTGTTCAGTTTTCTGTAAATGCCAGAGATGTTTTAATAAAGATATTTCCCTGCCCCTGCAGACCTGGATGAGAGCTGGATATGACGTCAGAGACCAGGATTGCCACTCTGACCCTTGGCCTCCGGAGTACAATAATATAAAGTGATTCAGGATTCATCATCATAGTTAACACTCactgaatatttattatatgctGGACACAGAGTGAATGCATGAAACAGAatttctcatttaaacctcataaCAACCCTGACAAATAAACGATAGACTTATctgaagatgaagaaacagaggtcaAGAGAGGGTAAGTaagttgcccagggtcacatagagCATGAACTTGACCTAGTGTGGATGTCTCCCAAGCCCACACTATTGACCAGTCAAGTGGTAAAGTGCCTCCCGAGGCTGGGAGCATGCAGCCTCTCCCGGCCACTCCCCGGTCCGGGGACGAGCTATTCCCCGGGAACCTGGATCCCTTACCTGCCCCACAAGGAACAAGTCGGCCTGGGCCGTCAGCTCTTTTCACCTGCACTGCGCAGCGGCTCTGTTCAAACAGTAAACCTGACTGCTGTATTTTCACTTCTTGAACTGCAAAGCCTTTGGGTAAAGCCGAGATGTTGTGACACCTAAATGTGAGGGAAATTGCATTCAGTAAGGAGCACTCCTAGAGAAAGAGTATCTAGGACTGTCCATCACATTACTGCTGCTGAGTCTCAGTGGGAGGCAAAGGCCTTAGGAGGTgtgtagatttctttctttctttatttattagaGGGGTTCCAGGAGGGCGTGACAGAATAGAATCTAGATCCTACAAACCTATGGCTGGAGGAAGATCCCTTCCCACCACTCTGAAGAGAGAACTCTATGAATTGAGTCACCATCCATCAGTGATTTCAATAACACTAAACTTCATCCCGATACCAGCTTGGAAAGATTTGAAAATCTTAAGCAGAAATATTACTTTGTAGGCACCTGCTTCCTAGGGAATCCTTCAAACACACCAGAAACCAAAATTATCTTATAGTGttaaaacttcctttctttctcttgtatCTTTCACACAAACTAGATGCCAACACGATGCTGGTCTGGAACTAAACACACAGCAACGGAAAGTCTCAGAActgggaaaacacagaaaagtctTAGGGACAGTGCCTTTCTCCCCCCTAatatctttattgagatacagtttatatagcataaaattcacccatttaaagtgtgtcATTCAATGGTTTTTTAGCATATTCAGAgaattttgcaaccatcaccaccatctaagtttataacattttcatcaccccaaaaagacaCCCCACACCtaattagcagtcactctccagctcctggcaaccactaatctttctgtcactatggatttccccattttggacatttcatgaCATGAAATCATAATTTATAggtagcttctttcacttagcataatggtttcaaggttcacccatgctgtagcatgtatccaTGCTACATCCACATCCTTCCTTTTTGTgggtgagtaatattccattgtatggatctaccaccttttgtttatccactcaccagcTGATGGATGTTTTGGttgtttcactttttggctattatgactaACGCTGCCATAAACATTCACTTGCAAGTTTTCATGTGgatgcatgttttcatttctcttgggtatgtacccagcagtggaattactGAATATTATCCTGGGGCTGCTTCCTGGAGTCGGCTTCAGGAGTGGTGTATTTGACATgggccccttcccctgcccaTGGCTTCACCTACTCTCAGTTACTGCAGCATTAATCAGGGTTGGATGCCTTCTTTATGGAGACCACGCTTGAGTGGtcatcttttgtcttttatctttttaaaaattaaaactaatgttagaaggtttttaaaaattataatagcaATATATTTACACtgtaggaaaattagaaaatataacaatCACTAAGAAGATAAAACCACCCATAATACCACAACTCAGAGGTAATCATACCGATACCTTGGTATATATCCTCCTACAATTTTTTCTATGTGCATACATACTTTAAGACCAAAATGAGCTCATTTTACCTTCTAAGTTGCTCTTTAAACatcatgagcatcttttcatattaaatattcatcaatattatttttaggaaaaatctACTGctggccatttcagttgtttctttttctccttttaaaatgaCTACACACAAAGCTAAATGTTtgagcactttttaaaattatttccctgGGCCAAACTTCTagcagtggaactgctggatcaaaACGTATGGATATTTTTAAGGCTCTTTGGACATACCCTCAGACTGCCTCCTGGGAAGGCTGTTCCAATTGAGCCCTCCCACCCTGCCGTCTCACCTCCCAGTCAGTGCTCTCTGCATGGCCTCCTGGCTGTATGGGCACTTCCCAATGACCACAGCCGACAGGTAGATGGGCTCTTCTAGGAAGTGCATCAACAGTGCCCCTTGGCATCCGAGGACATTCCACCGTGCCAACTTGTCACTGCAGGACATGGAGGAAGTCCTGTCTCCCCGGCCTGGCTTCACTCGGAGCAGCCCTACCTGGTGATATGCAGCACCAggctttcctgagtctccagcttctCCGGGCACACACTTGGCTCCTGTTCTGTAAACGTCTACCACTTTGGCACCACTGGGGGCCATTCCAGTGACAGTGGCCAGTTCCTCTGTGGTGAGATTACATCTGCTGACACTTGGCGGGTCTGGGCTGCTTTCCTGATTGCCAAAACTCTGATGGTGAGCCACACCATCTGGAGTCCCAGGCTCAAGCCTCATCTTTTTGGTCACAGGACTGTCCGGGTCTTCACATTTCCTTTTATCTTCAGGAGCTTCCAGGTTACCACTGGCTTTTACTGATGGGTTATTGGCCCAATTTCTACTGACAGGACAGCAAGGCTGATCTTCAAACTCAAGCATCGGAATAATGGAGGCATCTCCACCTGCAGGAGAAGGAACGCCTTAAACCACTGGTTCTCAAAGTGAGCTCCTGGACCAGCCATATCAGCATTCtttaggaacttgttagaaatgcattcTTGGGACCCCCAGttgatctactgaatcagaaactctggaagtGGTACCCAacagtctgtgttttaacaagctctccagctgattctgatgcaagctcaagtttgagaaccactgccttaaacAAAGTTTAATTCTATTCTCCCAGCTGACCTGAGACGAATAAAGAACACTTGCCCAAATTTCCCTAATAAGAATCCCAATAAGAATCCAGGGTTCTTGTTGAAAACCCTATCCTAGACCCAGTGAGTTAGACtctctggggtggggagggggtctagaaa
Proteins encoded:
- the ADAT1 gene encoding tRNA-specific adenosine deaminase 1 isoform X1; translation: MVCDVCLWFNFRASAAAQTMWTADEIARLCYEHYGLRLPKQGKPEPNREWTLLAAMVKIQPAADQACNSPDKPAQVTKEVVSMGTGTKCIGQSKMRKSGDILNDSHAEIIARRSFQRYLLHQLHLAAALKEDSIFVPGTRRGLWKLRPDLLFVFFSSHTPCGDASIIPMLEFEDQPCCPVSRNWANNPSVKASGNLEAPEDKRKCEDPDSPVTKKMRLEPGTPDGVAHHQSFGNQESSPDPPSVSRCNLTTEELATVTGMAPSGAKVVDVYRTGAKCVPGEAGDSGKPGAAYHQVGLLRVKPGRGDRTSSMSCSDKLARWNVLGCQGALLMHFLEEPIYLSAVVIGKCPYSQEAMQRALTGRCHNISALPKGFAVQEVKIQQSGLLFEQSRCAVQVKRADGPGRLVPCGAAISWSAVPEQPLDVTANGFPQGTTKKGIQSLQARSRISKVELFRSFQKLLNSISEDKWPDSLRVRKLETYQEYKEAASAYQEAWSALRKQAFGSWIRNPPDYHQFK
- the ADAT1 gene encoding tRNA-specific adenosine deaminase 1 isoform X3, whose product is MWTADEIARLCYEHYGLRLPKQGKPEPNREWTLLAAMVKIQPAADQACNSPDKPAQVTKEVVSMGTGTKCIGQSKMRKSGDILNDSHAEIIARRSFQRYLLHQLHLAAALKEDSIFVPGTRRGLWKLRPDLLFVFFSSHTPCGDASIIPMLEFEDQPCCPVSRNWANNPSVKASGNLEAPEDKRKCEDPDSPVTKKMRLEPGTPDGVAHHQSFGNQESSPDPPSVSRCNLTTEELATVTGMAPSGAKVVDVYRTGAKCVPGEAGDSGKPGAAYHQVGLLRVKPGRGDRTSSMSCSDKLARWNVLGCQGALLMHFLEEPIYLSAVVIGKCPYSQEAMQRALTGRCHNISALPKGFAVQEVKIQQSGLLFEQSRCAVQVKRADGPGRLVPCGAAISWSAVPEQPLDVTANGFPQGTTKKGIQSLQARSRISKVELFRSFQKLLNSISEDKWPDSLRVRKLETYQEYKEAASAYQEAWSALRKQAFGSWIRNPPDYHQFK
- the ADAT1 gene encoding tRNA-specific adenosine deaminase 1 isoform X6, with the protein product MLEFEDQPCCPVSRNWANNPSVKASGNLEAPEDKRKCEDPDSPVTKKMRLEPGTPDGVAHHQSFGNQESSPDPPSVSRCNLTTEELATVTGMAPSGAKVVDVYRTGAKCVPGEAGDSGKPGAAYHQVGLLRVKPGRGDRTSSMSCSDKLARWNVLGCQGALLMHFLEEPIYLSAVVIGKCPYSQEAMQRALTGRCHNISALPKGFAVQEVKIQQSGLLFEQSRCAVQVKRADGPGRLVPCGAAISWSAVPEQPLDVTANGFPQGTTKKGIQSLQARSRISKVELFRSFQKLLNSISEDKWPDSLRVRKLETYQEYKEAASAYQEAWSALRKQAFGSWIRNPPDYHQFK
- the ADAT1 gene encoding tRNA-specific adenosine deaminase 1 isoform X5; amino-acid sequence: MHRPVQNEEEWYLLHQLHLAAALKEDSIFVPGTRRGLWKLRPDLLFVFFSSHTPCGDASIIPMLEFEDQPCCPVSRNWANNPSVKASGNLEAPEDKRKCEDPDSPVTKKMRLEPGTPDGVAHHQSFGNQESSPDPPSVSRCNLTTEELATVTGMAPSGAKVVDVYRTGAKCVPGEAGDSGKPGAAYHQVGLLRVKPGRGDRTSSMSCSDKLARWNVLGCQGALLMHFLEEPIYLSAVVIGKCPYSQEAMQRALTGRCHNISALPKGFAVQEVKIQQSGLLFEQSRCAVQVKRADGPGRLVPCGAAISWSAVPEQPLDVTANGFPQGTTKKGIQSLQARSRISKVELFRSFQKLLNSISEDKWPDSLRVRKLETYQEYKEAASAYQEAWSALRKQAFGSWIRNPPDYHQFK
- the ADAT1 gene encoding tRNA-specific adenosine deaminase 1 isoform X2 gives rise to the protein MASAAAQTMWTADEIARLCYEHYGLRLPKQGKPEPNREWTLLAAMVKIQPAADQACNSPDKPAQVTKEVVSMGTGTKCIGQSKMRKSGDILNDSHAEIIARRSFQRYLLHQLHLAAALKEDSIFVPGTRRGLWKLRPDLLFVFFSSHTPCGDASIIPMLEFEDQPCCPVSRNWANNPSVKASGNLEAPEDKRKCEDPDSPVTKKMRLEPGTPDGVAHHQSFGNQESSPDPPSVSRCNLTTEELATVTGMAPSGAKVVDVYRTGAKCVPGEAGDSGKPGAAYHQVGLLRVKPGRGDRTSSMSCSDKLARWNVLGCQGALLMHFLEEPIYLSAVVIGKCPYSQEAMQRALTGRCHNISALPKGFAVQEVKIQQSGLLFEQSRCAVQVKRADGPGRLVPCGAAISWSAVPEQPLDVTANGFPQGTTKKGIQSLQARSRISKVELFRSFQKLLNSISEDKWPDSLRVRKLETYQEYKEAASAYQEAWSALRKQAFGSWIRNPPDYHQFK
- the ADAT1 gene encoding tRNA-specific adenosine deaminase 1 isoform X7; the protein is MHRPVQNEEEWYLLHQLHLAAALKEDSIFVPGTRRGLWKLRPDLLFVFFSSHTPCGDASIIPMLEFEDQPCCPVSRNWANNPSVKASGNLEAPEDKRKCEDPDSPVTKKMRLEPGTPDGVAHHQSFGNQESSPDPPSVSRCNLTTEELATVTGMAPSGAKVVDVYRTGAKCVPGEAGDSGKPGAAYHQVGLLRVKPGRGDRTSSMSCSDKLARWNVLGCQGALLMHFLEEPIYLSAVVIGKCPYSQEAMQRALTGRSRISKVELFRSFQKLLNSISEDKWPDSLRVRKLETYQEYKEAASAYQEAWSALRKQAFGSWIRNPPDYHQFK